In the genome of Leptospira sanjuanensis, one region contains:
- a CDS encoding DUF1554 domain-containing protein — MLQFQATHFTNILWIFGGAFLLHCAQAEPIELDVSHSPVGFLLNAFVYSAHSLRNGTENLILEEGSSRTIELGITTSSDIQKVKIFKELNAPDDDSLTFSEEAEIQRTSGSPKILIRLAVATDANCEEENYVLGLKAENNVGIGKVNIRILEADKCMFFATANGTGFTGDLGGLAGADAICQTEKSDFLPGDKREYSAFLATTVTRKPALNIEQSGISVWPMRRGLRYYIHSNDERRIHFFLGAAYSPAPASEDPSGILPIPLTNGIPNSILPNPPVVWSGYYNSFQTSVDCSNWTSSANTVSALVMSSIFDDSYSNCDVRHSILCIRQ, encoded by the coding sequence TTGTTGCAATTTCAAGCGACTCATTTTACAAATATACTCTGGATCTTTGGGGGAGCTTTTCTTCTACACTGCGCACAAGCGGAGCCGATCGAGCTCGATGTTTCGCATAGTCCGGTCGGATTTCTGTTAAACGCATTCGTATACAGCGCTCATTCTTTGAGGAACGGAACTGAGAATCTGATTTTGGAAGAGGGGAGCTCCAGAACCATAGAGCTGGGAATAACGACATCTTCGGATATTCAAAAAGTCAAAATATTCAAAGAATTGAATGCGCCCGACGACGACTCCTTGACTTTCTCCGAGGAAGCGGAAATACAACGCACGTCCGGCTCCCCGAAAATTCTCATTCGTCTTGCCGTCGCTACGGATGCAAATTGCGAAGAAGAGAACTATGTTCTTGGTTTAAAAGCGGAAAACAACGTTGGGATCGGAAAAGTAAATATACGGATCCTAGAAGCGGATAAATGTATGTTCTTTGCAACGGCAAACGGCACCGGGTTTACCGGCGATTTAGGCGGTCTTGCCGGTGCGGATGCGATCTGTCAGACGGAAAAAAGCGACTTTCTGCCCGGAGATAAAAGAGAATATTCCGCATTTTTAGCGACTACGGTTACTCGGAAACCGGCCCTGAACATCGAACAGAGCGGAATCTCCGTTTGGCCGATGCGCAGAGGTTTGCGATATTACATTCACAGCAACGATGAAAGAAGAATTCATTTCTTCTTAGGAGCGGCGTATTCTCCCGCGCCCGCCTCGGAGGATCCGTCGGGAATTCTTCCGATTCCTTTGACCAACGGGATTCCCAATTCGATTCTGCCGAATCCCCCCGTCGTTTGGTCGGGATATTACAATTCGTTTCAGACATCGGTCGATTGTTCGAACTGGACTTCGAGTGCGAACACCGTTTCGGCATTGGTCATGAGTTCCATTTTCGACGACTCGTATTCGAACTGCGATGTCCGTCATTCTATCTTATGTATCAGACAATAA